The following nucleotide sequence is from Mycobacterium sp. JS623.
TCCGGTTCCTATTGGGAGCTGATCAGCGACCGACAGCTAAACACCTTCGCCGACATGCGAACTCGGGTGGGCAACAACAGCGCCGGCCTGTTCGTGCTGGCCGGTGAAACCTCGACAGCGCGGCGCCGGGCGTTGGATCCCGCCACCTACCGGGAAGCCGCCGCGCGGCTGGACAGCCACTTCACGATCTCGATCATCGACTGCGGGACGACGATGGATTCGCCTGTGATGCAAGCGGTCTTGGCAGACCTCGATGCGTTGATCATCGTGTCCTCAACGTGGGTGGACGGCGCGTCGGCGGCTGGACAGACGTTGGATTGGCTGGCCGAACGCGGCTACACGGGCCTGTTGCACCGAACCGTCGTCGTGCTCAACGATTCCGACGGCCACGCCGACGCCGAAGCCCGGGCCGAACTGGCGGGCTACTTCAGCAAGCACGGCCAGGCGGTGATCCAGCTGCCGTTCGACCGGCATCTGCGCCCCGGCGGTGTGATGGACATCGACAATGAGCTCGACCGCGTCACCCGCCGGCGCATCCTCGAGATCGCGGCGACGATCGCCGAGCACTTCCCGAGCACCACCGATGCGCCGCGCGGACACCGCTGAGGTTTCGGGGTAGCGGCTCCCGGGGTGGCCGACGCGGCAGGCTTTCCGATCGGATAGGACATTCTTCCCTCCCGGCTGGTGAGTTCTGGCTTTCCGGCGATTTCCCGACAGCCTTCTGAGCGCGAATATTGCGAACACGCCCAACAACCGGGCAAAGCCGCTCAGCACCAAGGAGACATCCATGAAGCACTTCACAATCGCCACCCTCGTCGGCACCGGCGCCGTCATCACCGGAGCGCTGTTCGCTGCGGTGCCGGCCGCCCCCGCGTTCGCAGTCTGCAACGAGGGCACGCCGAACTGCCTGCGCGTCGATGCGGGGCACCAGAAGGTGCAAGACCAACTCAACAGCGCCGAGACCAGTGGGCAATGCGCTGGGCCCGACGGGTTCTGCGACGACTCCATACCGGGCAGCGACGTCGAGCCCCAGCGAGGCGCTGCAACACCGACGACCAAGCCGGTCGCCAGCCACGCGCCCACCCTCGTGAAGTAGAACGAGCGTTGCGGTCGGCGGGGTTGACCGATGTGACCGTTGGAATTGTCGGGCTCGTCTGGCTGGTTTCAGCCTGTTCGGGATCGGGGCCGCGGTTGGCGTGAAGCTGCGCCCGCTCACGTTGTGAATCGTTGTGGGTCCTGTCTTGGGTCCGTGGAGCATTTTTTGGGTCGGTGCCGGTATCGCGAAGAAGAGACGACTTCCCTCCTATAGCAGCGGGGCGAGTCCGTACGGCGCGGGCGGCACGATCGGCGGCGGATTCGGTGGTTGACTCGGCGCTCTCGTCAACGACACATAGCACTGTGGCCCATCACATCTCGAGACCACTGACCTCCAGGCCTATACCCGCGTCGCGGGTCGCTGCGGCGGCCACCCGTTCATAACCGCTGCGCCAGGCTTCAGCGGTTCTGCGGTGCGTCTGCCACATGGCGCGGCGGACGCGGCGGCGTACGTGGTTGCGTTGGATCACCTCGGCGACCGCCTCGGGAAGCAAGTGAGGTTCGGTGCGTTCGGCCTCGGTGTGCATGGTGCGGGGCCGCTCGTCGTTGCCCAGGATTTGGCGGAAATGGTAAGCGGCGGAATGCTTGTCGCCGCGCCGGACCTGGTGGATCCCGGGCGCCGTCAGGGGTGCGGCGTGTTCATGGTCGCCCTCCTGGGCCAGCCGCTGATACAAGAACGCCTCGTTGTTGTGCCTGCCGCGGGTCATCGCGACATACAGCATCGCCCGGGTGGCGCCCTCACCGAGGACGGCATAGCAGCTGTCGGCGGTGACGCCTTGCGCGGAGTGCACCGTGGCCGCATAGCCCAGCGTGATGTGCTCGGTGAGGTAGTCGGCGTCAAACACCGCGCGGGCCTGATCGCTGAGCCGTTGGGCGGCAATCCGATTGGTTGCGGTGTCGATGCCGGCCACTCGCCACCGGTTACCGTTGCGCACCTGATCCACCGCGTCGGTGGGCCTGTGTTGCGGGCCGGGATGCACCGCGATGGTGGCGTCGTTTTTCCGGCTCATCACGATGTCACCGACCCGGATCTGCTGCTCACGCGCGGCTGTCACGGCTGGGCCCGGGCCGGTCAGCGTGTCGTGCAGTCGGCGGTTCAGTGCGTCGGCCATTTCCCAGGTGTCGCAGATCACCAGCGCGTCTTTGGCGTTGGCGCGGTCGTCGAGGTAGGCCTGTAGCGCGTCGGCGGCCATCGCGATGGGATCTCCGGTGTGCAGCCGGCCGCGGTCGCGATACCACTTGACCGCGCTGCGCAACCGGTTGCCGTGCGCGGCGCGCAGCGCCAGCGACATGTCGCGCTCCTCGGGATCTTTCATCCGCCACACCTCACCAAGGCGCTGGCTCCACGGCAACTCGGCGCACAACTGCTCGAACATGCCGCCGCGCGCCCGCACCGGCGCCAGCTGATAGGCGTCGCCGACCAGCACCATCTTGGCCCGGCCCAGGGTGGCGCACGCCAGCAGCTTCTTGAGCTCCGGGGTGCCGAGCATCGAGGCCTCATCCACGATCACCACCGTGCGCGCGTCGACGCCCAGTCGGTTGTCTTCGATCAGTGTGAGTGCTTTGGCGACGGTGAGGCCGTGGTCGCCGGCGCCTTCGGCCATCGCCTCATCGACGGCCTTACCGGTCGGCGCCAGCACCAGCACCTGTTTGCGTGCGCGGTGCGCCGCGGCGCGCAGCGCCTTCAGGGAGTGCGTCTTGCCCGCGCCCGCGGGAGCTTGCAGCGGTTGGACGAGAAACGGTGAGGTGGCGATCGCGGCGATCGCGCGCTGCTGATCGACCGACAGGTCGCCGAGGTCCTGGGCGCGCACATCTAGGCGCGCCCCGGTGTGCGCCGCGTCGGCCATGTCCAGGACGCGCTGCTCCTCGGCGATGACCGCGTCGATGGTGAAGCGCTCGTGTCCCTCGCGGCGGTGCGCGGCGCGCGGCGCGCTGATGCGCACGCTCACCGCCTCCACCAGCTCTTCGATCAGTGCGCGCGGGTCGCCGGGCGCGTCGATCGGCAGCTGCGCGCCGATCAGCTCCACCATGTCGGCGCGGGTGAACGCGGCCTTGTCGATCTGCGCGGCGCACGCGGCGATGTGCGCGCGGTCGGCCGCACCGCGGTGGGCGCCGCGCGCGGCGGCGCGGCGCAGTGTGCGCGCCGCGACATGCGCGGCGCGGTCCAGACCCAGGCCGCGCGCGTCGGCGCGCCACTGCTCTTTGAGCTCGGTCCAGGCGAGGGACTCCGGCTTGGCCGGTCGGGTCGCTTTCTGCGCGGCCGCCAACTGCGCGGCCGTCGGCTCACCGTCGACGATCACCAGATTGTCGTTGGCCCATTCCCGCAGCCGGGTGGAGCGCTGCGACCACGCCTTGATGGTTTCTTTGGTGACGCCGGCGATCTCGGCCATCCCGGTGTGCGGGTCCACCAGTGCCCACTCGAAGCCGCGTTCGGCGTGGAGCTCGTGGCGCAAGGTCGCCTGATAGATCACCCCGGCGGCCTTGGCCTCGTGATACAGGCTCTTCGAATCGATCGACACCAGCCGGCCGTCCCGGCGGGGCTGACGATTTGGGACGATGACATGGGTGTGCAGGTGCGGATCACCGCACCGCGACGTCTCATGCTGATAGGCGATCCCCACCAGGCCCGGCAGCCGCTGCAGGTCCTTGGTGTCGGTGATCAGATTGTGTACCCGGGTGTAGCCGGCGTGCTCTTTCAGGTAGGTCATCGCGGCGTGCACGGCCTTGGTGTGGGCAGTGACGAGGACTTTTTCGGCGATATCGTCGGTCAGCGCCCGGATCAGGCTCACCGACTTCGGGGCCGCGAACGTCAAATCGAAACCGTGGATCGACTTCTCGGTGAACTGCCGTCCCGTGGCTCCGTTGGGGGCGGTGCCGTCATCCAGCCAGACGCGGGCATCATCGATATCGGCATCCCCGCCCTCCATCGCGGCCTCGCTAAGACCCGTTGTGCGGCCGATGGCTTCCTTGTCACCGACGACCAGCCACGTGGGTGTGCGGGTATCACCCTCCGAGTAATACTCGGCCAACCCGCCGTTGGCGCTCCGCCGATCCATGGCGGCTTGTTTGGCCGCATCAGCGGTGTCGTTGTAGTAGTTGATGCTGAACTTCGTCAAGCGCGAGATAGTCAACAATGTCGACACTTCGATCGTTGTCGGTGAGATCGTTTGGGGTGGAGGTGGTTTCGCTGAGGTGTGATCGTCGTGGCCGCTGGCCGTGACCGGGCGACCCTTGTGGGGCAGCGGTTTCGGGCGCGTGCAGCATCCCGCCAGGGATGCTGTGGTGCCGCAATCATGCGGCGCCACAACGCGTCCGAAACCAGTATTGCACTGCTGTGCCAATGTGCCGGACGGTTTTTTGGTTGGGTGGGTTGGGGGCTGGGGGTGTGGATGGTGTTGGGGGTGTGGAGAACTGGGTTGGGCGCATGGATGTAGATCGGGGCGGTTGGAGTCGGCGGGGATGGTGTGGAGCGCGGTGAGTGGTGGGGAGTTGCTGGGGTGTGGGTGATTCGAGTCTGCGTCTGAGCGTGCAGCGGACACCGCGGGTGAGGACGTGGATATGTCGGCCGGCTTGTCTGATGATCCAGTCACAGATCGGCGGGCGTGGGCCGGGGCCGGGAGAGGGCTGCGGCCGGCCAGCTCTTCGGGGGGGTCGAGTCCGGCCGGCCGCAGTGTCGGGACTATATGTGCGGTTTCTGTCTGGGGGCTGTGGGCTCGGTAACGATGAGGTGGCAGATCTTGCTGGGCGCCATGCCTGCTCGTAGTGCGGTGTCGAGCATGACCGCCAAGCGCGGGGGTGCGCTGTCGTCGTCGCGGGCGGCTGCCGCCGCGTGGGTCAGTGCGATGCCTGCGCGCACGGTGTCTTCACCGCAGTAATAGGCGAATGCGGCCATGGTCAGTAGTTCGGCGCGTGCGCGCCCGCGGTGCGGGGCCGCGATCTGGGTCCACAGCCGACCCGCGACGAGTTCACGGCCGGCCGCCAGGCGCAGCAGCGCATCACGCCATCCGACGTGCGCGGTGACGACGAGCGCGGCGCGCATCGCCAGATCGGTTGTGGGCGGGCTGTTTCGGGTGATGGCCTCCTGTAGGTCGATCACGGTGGCGTCGGCCAGTGCGACGATGTCTTGAGCTGCGGCATCCACGGCCGGGGCCGGGTCGGTGGTGGTGAATTCCCGTTGGATGTGGTCGCGGGAGGCGGCGATGACGCGGCCTTGCATCACCCCCAGCGCGGTGGCCGCGGAGTCGATGTAGGCGGTGGTGGTGCCGGTGTGGCCGGTGTCGAGGTCGAGCCAGTGTCCAGGTGCGGTGACGCTGTGGGTCATCAGCGTGCGGTGCACCACGATGCCGCAGCGGTGCAGCGCGGCGCGCACCGTGTGCAGGAGCATGCGCGCGTGCTCGTCGCGACCCCTGCCGCAGACCGCGGCCAGGATGGCGCTGGGGAAGTGGTCGGCGTCAAGCCCGCACGCCCGCGGGAACCGTTCGGCCGCTTCGCGATCGATGGTGAGCGGGCAGCGGATCGCGGAGCGCATCGCGACTGTCCTGTCGTCGTGGTGGCCTGCGGGGCCGAGCATAAGCGCGACCAGGTCGTCGGTGGGCACGAATCCGAGCAGGTGGGGCAGTGCGGCGAGCAGGTCTGCGGGGGTGGTGAGGGTCAGCTCTGGTGTGTTCATGATGTTCCTCGTTTGTCGAAGGTGATCGGTGCGCCGGTTGGCGTGAGAACAGGGCGACCGGTGGGGTGGCGGGGTCAACCCCTTTGAGCCGCCGCGCAGGAGGCGAATTTCGCCGGGCGAGCGTCAGCGAGCACGGGGGTGGCGAAATTCGACGGTGCCGCACGGGCGCAGCGGCGGTGAGCGTCAGCGAGCCGGCGCGAAGAACGGGCGAGCGCGGATAGCGGCGCGGGTTGACGCCGACGGGGCCCCGCCGGTCACACTGGGCGCACGCTGACGGCTAGTTAGGTGAGGGGCTACGGACGCTTACGGCGCCGCAGGCGCCGTGTCATCGGTGGTGATCCGGTGATCGGATCACCGGATGATCCTGTGATTGCGTTTGTCGGTCTGGCCGCCCCGGTGTCCGAGCAGCGGGGGACCGCAGCGTCAGTCCAAGTCTGCGGCGTGGATGCGGCGCTGGATTTCGGCGAGGTTGACTGCTTCGTCGCCGAGCATCGCCCATTCGCGCCAGCCCTCCAGCGCCTGCTCGACGGCGTAAAAGTCGACGCCGGGGCGGCTGATCGCGATGGTGTCGTCGTGGTCGGCGCGGTGCGGGTCGGCGATGACCGCGACGAGTTGGCCGGCGCCCGATAAGACGTCGTCGGTTTCGGTGTCGTCGCGGCGGAACCGCAGCCGGCGTGGCCGCCCGTCGAGGTCGACGAACTGCCACGCCAGCGCGTAGTCGATGTCCATTTCTCAATTGTGGTGGGTGGCCGCCGGTAGCCGGTGCGCCGGTGTGGCCGCTATCGCGGGCACCGGTAGTCGTCGTCGGTGGGGTCGGCGGCGTGCTCGGGCCCGTCGAGGAAGACCGCGACCGCGGTCTGGTGCACCCGGGCCAGCAGGTCCAGTGTCGATTTGAGGCCGAGTTGGTCGCGGATCTGGAAAGTGATTGGCCCGCAGTGCAGGTCGACCCAGTGGATGGTCAGGGTGCCCAACTTGTTGCGGCCTGACTGCGGCACCACGCAATAGGCGGGTCGGCGGGTCCAGTCGATGGCCAGGGTGGTGCGGGCGAACGGCTCATACGGCGGTGTGGTGGGGGCGGCGATCTCGCGGGGCACCCGGGTCATGGCGGCGCGGGCGGCGGCGAACGCCTCGAGCAGGCCTTGGGCCGCCGACGCGGAGTAGAGGTTCATCAGCGCGGTGCCGAAGATCAGGCCGATGCGCGCATCGGTGGTGCGGGCGTGATGCACGGTCACATCGGTGGTGATTTCGCCGCGGATGACGGCGATGGTGTGGGTGATGGTGGCCGCCGGAACGGTGTGCAGTGTCTGAGTCATGGTGATTCACCTCGTGTTTGGTCGAAGGACAGTGCCGGTTGGCGGCGCCGGGTCGGGCCGGTGGGGTGGCCGGGTCAACCCCTGTAAGCCGCCGCGCAGGAGGCGAATTTCGCGGCGAGCGTCAGCGAGTCGGGGGTTGGCGAAATTCGTCGGAGCCGCACGGGCGTAGCGCAGCGGAGAACGGGCGAGCGCGAGAAGCGGCGTGGGTTGACGCGGTCGGGGCCCCGCCGGCCACAATGGGCGAGCGCTGACGGCAAGAAGGTGAGTGGCTACGGATCTTGACTTGGCCGCCGCAGGCGGCCAAGGGCGTACGCACGGCGCTACATGATTGAGGCCAGCGTGCAGTCCGTCGCGACGATCATCGCGCTGCCCGCGGCGACGATGTCAGCGTCGGGCGCCGCGTCGACGGGATCCGGCGGCCTCGGCTCGCCGCCACAGCTCCGCCAGCTCGGCGCGCATCGTGGTCAAGTAGTCGGTGAGTTCTTCTCGGGAACAGTCGCTTTCGGCGAGTTGGGTCATCCGGGTGCCGTGGAATCCAACGGCGCGGCGGTAGGTGTCCTCGAGCACTTCGCGGGTGTACTGGTCGATCATGGCGGGGTTGACGGTGTTGGTGTAGAGCTCGGCGAGGCGCACTGCGAAAGCGTGGTGGCGGCGGGCGGTGACGGTGCGCCCACCATCAGCAGGCGGGCGATGCCGGGCGGTACGCAACACTACGACTGGATCCGGGTCGGCGCCGGTGTCAACGAGGTGGCGGACGATCTCATAGACCCAGCGATGATCGGGATGCCACACAGCGGTGTCGGGCACCAGCGCGAGGATGGGCGCGGCTTTGGCGGCCGGTAGGTGCAGCAGCGCTCCGATCAGCTGGGCTTCGGGATCCCAGTGGCGCAGGGTGGCTTCGGCGCGGTGCGCGGGAGCCGCGGTGTCGTGCTCGACGACGGTCAGCTTGGGTGCGCTGCTCATGTCGGCACCTCAGGTGCGAACAGGTCTGCCTCGGCGATGACGGGGCGGTGCCCCTGGCATGGGCACTCGGCGAGCGGTCCGGCAGCGAAGGTGATTGCGGTGCAGCCGATCTCGTCGTGGTCGCGCGCGGCGTGGCTGCACACGCAGATCTCGTCGATCGCAGCCGAGCCCACGATGCCGCCATCCCCGTCGAGGATCTCGTAGTCGGCGTGGGTCCAGATGGCGGTGCTGATGCGGTGGTGCTGCCCGGTAGTTCGCAGGAACTGTTCCAGCGCTGCAAGTGCCACTTCCCGTCCCGGGTGCGTCGTCAGCGCCGATGTCTGTGGATGGTGGATAGTGCGCGTGAACATGTCTCAGGCGACCTCGCTAGCCAGGTCGTCGATGTGGTCGGGGCGAAATCCGCTCCAGTGCCGGTCGTTGGCGAGCACCACCGGGGCCTGCACGTGGCCCAGGCTCATCACGAAGTCGCGCGCGTGCGGGTCGGTGCTGAGGTCGACAGTCTCGTAGTCCAAGCCGGCGCGTTCGAGTGCGCGCAGGGTGGCGCGGCATTGTGGGCAGCCGGGTTTGGTGTAAACGGTGATGTGTTGCATGAGAGACCTTTTCGATGGGTGCTTCGTATTTCTATTCTAAATGCGTTGGCAGCAACTCAGTTACGTTATTTTTGTGATATCCACACGATGACATTTGTGCACAAAGGTCGTCGATGTGGGTTTCGGCGGTGATATCCGCGTTGGTGTTGTTGGTGCTGGATATCCGCGCGCGGCAATTGAATTGACGTGACTTCCGCGTTTGAGCGCAATGTGGGCATGATTTGTTGTAGCGAATGGCTCCGACAACGCGGATATCGTTGCATCGGCCTTTCTGCGCAGCGTGGTCGACCAGCAGACCGGGCCCTCGGAGGTTCGCCGCGCCTGGATCCGCGACCACCTGCCAGCCACGCTGGCAAGGAAACGTGGGTCCAGTGCGGTGTCGTCGCGTACGTTCTCACCGATCACCAGTGCCGTGGGATCGAGGTGCTCCAAGGTTCCGGTCATGATCTCCCTTTCGGGTCGTGGGCGTGGGCCGCCCGTTTTTGTTTGCCTTCTGGCACTGGAGATCCCGGCCGGCAGGCGACGCGAAAGCGCAATGGTCCGGGCGCGGAGCTCTTTTCGCCCGATCCGCAGGAGCCCGGCGTTTGAAAAGAACTCCGCGAGCCCCCTGGGGCCCGTAGCGCAGCGAAGGCCGGTGCCTTGCGCGCAGCGGCGCGCCGGCCACAATCGGAAGGCCAGAAGGCAAAGGTGACTCTCGGCGTGTCAGCCAAGATCAGAACCATCGTTGTTTCAGCTAGTCTTGTTGATGCTCGGTACATAACTCGTTGCGGAACTGGATATTTCAGGGGCCACGCGATTGTCAGCCGTGGACCGTAAGCCTGCGGCGGGCACATGTTTGGCGACTTACCCGGGCGGGATGCTGCCACCGCGTTACTGTCGACGCCGAAGTCTCAGTCCTGGCAGACGCGTCTTATGCCAATGCGGCCTGTTCGACGGCGAGCAGCGTCGCGGCGTCGTGTTCGGCGTGATAGGCCTCGGCGCCGCCGTTGAGGCCGAAGAGTCTCTTGGTCCACAGCAGCCATATCACGGCGACGATGTTGATGATCAAAGCGATAGCGCGAAACGCCGTGACCTTCTCGGTCAGTTCGTAGATCTCGAGGGGTAGAAAGACGCTGGTCGCGATCACCGCGAAGTATTCGCCCCACCGCGTGATCAGCCATAGTCCGATTGCTTCGATCAATTCGATTGTCGCATAGGCGAATAACCCGGTGGCGATCCACGCCAAGATTGTCGGTGACAGCGAGAATGCCTGGTCGATGCGATGCAGAATCTTGGAGTTGTCTGTATTCCATCCGATCTGGTCGGCCAACGGGCGGATCAGTGGCAGTTCGTTTTCGAACGCTGTTTGTAATCGGCCGTTGGTCCCGCGCACGGCTAGTACGCCCGCGGCGAGCAAGCTGAAGATCACCGCGCGCACGACGCGTTCGATGGCCAGCGCGCGCATGATGATGACGTCGCGCAGGTGGCGTCCGCGCCGCACGTGCGGTGCGCTGGCTGCAGGCCCGTGGGCGGCGGGTGGGCCGATGACGAAGGTTTCGCATCGCAGACATCGCCAGGCTTCGCCGGCTGGGGTCTGGACCCGCAGCCTGGCTTGCAGTTCGGGCTCGTCCGGAGCGAAGGTGGCATGACCGCGCCAGCCACAGGCTTGCAGTGCGAAATCCATGGTGAAACAGGCTACGGCCCAATCGCAATGGTTATATGTATGTGGTCCGGCCGCTGCGCGGCCGCGATCATGAGTGCGGCCAACGGGATTGCAACGGCTGCGGTGTCCAGGCCGGCCAGTCGGGGGAGCCGACAATGAAGCCCTGGTTGAACTGTGCCACGATCCGTGGGCCTTTGATGGCGCTGTTGTCGTAGACGGTGGTTTGTTCGCAGCGGGTGATCGCCTCGGCGACCAGTGGCCACAGCCGGTGGTAGCGCTGGCGAATCTTGTTCTGCGCCACCGGGTGTCCGCCGGCGCGCACCCGGTAGTCCACGCGGGCCACCGCCAGCTCCTCGGGGATGAGCAGCACATGCAGCACCACCGTGTAGCCGGCGGCGTGCGCGGTGTCGATGAGCTCCAGCTTGGACGGATGGGAGAACACCGTCTCGGCGATGAACGGGCGGCTCAGCTCGATCAGCTTCGCGCGGGTCTCGGCGGCGATCAGCGCCGCCTCATACGCGTGGGCCGATGGATCGTCGGGCCAGCGCACTTTGGCGATCTCGTCGGCGTTGACGAACACGCTGCCTTTCAGCAGCGGCGCCAGGGTCAGTTCGACGAAGGTCGACTTACCGGCGCCGTTGGGTCCGGCGACCAGGTCGAGCCGGTTCACGGCGTGGCTGCGGCGTTGATCTTCCTTGGGGCCGGGCTCACCGGCCGTTCACCACGGCCGAGGTGCCGTCGGGACGGTGCTCGATGATCTCGCCCTTGTCGTTGAGGGCAACGGTGGTGACGCCGCGACCGGCCAGCACCCGGCCGTAGTCGCCCGCGCTCAGATGCTCCTCGATCGATGCGGAGATCTCGGCGTTGAACACCACACCCTCTTCCTCG
It contains:
- the mobF gene encoding MobF family relaxase; amino-acid sequence: MLTISRLTKFSINYYNDTADAAKQAAMDRRSANGGLAEYYSEGDTRTPTWLVVGDKEAIGRTTGLSEAAMEGGDADIDDARVWLDDGTAPNGATGRQFTEKSIHGFDLTFAAPKSVSLIRALTDDIAEKVLVTAHTKAVHAAMTYLKEHAGYTRVHNLITDTKDLQRLPGLVGIAYQHETSRCGDPHLHTHVIVPNRQPRRDGRLVSIDSKSLYHEAKAAGVIYQATLRHELHAERGFEWALVDPHTGMAEIAGVTKETIKAWSQRSTRLREWANDNLVIVDGEPTAAQLAAAQKATRPAKPESLAWTELKEQWRADARGLGLDRAAHVAARTLRRAAARGAHRGAADRAHIAACAAQIDKAAFTRADMVELIGAQLPIDAPGDPRALIEELVEAVSVRISAPRAAHRREGHERFTIDAVIAEEQRVLDMADAAHTGARLDVRAQDLGDLSVDQQRAIAAIATSPFLVQPLQAPAGAGKTHSLKALRAAAHRARKQVLVLAPTGKAVDEAMAEGAGDHGLTVAKALTLIEDNRLGVDARTVVIVDEASMLGTPELKKLLACATLGRAKMVLVGDAYQLAPVRARGGMFEQLCAELPWSQRLGEVWRMKDPEERDMSLALRAAHGNRLRSAVKWYRDRGRLHTGDPIAMAADALQAYLDDRANAKDALVICDTWEMADALNRRLHDTLTGPGPAVTAAREQQIRVGDIVMSRKNDATIAVHPGPQHRPTDAVDQVRNGNRWRVAGIDTATNRIAAQRLSDQARAVFDADYLTEHITLGYAATVHSAQGVTADSCYAVLGEGATRAMLYVAMTRGRHNNEAFLYQRLAQEGDHEHAAPLTAPGIHQVRRGDKHSAAYHFRQILGNDERPRTMHTEAERTEPHLLPEAVAEVIQRNHVRRRVRRAMWQTHRRTAEAWRSGYERVAAAATRDAGIGLEVSGLEM
- a CDS encoding DUF4192 domain-containing protein; protein product: MNTPELTLTTPADLLAALPHLLGFVPTDDLVALMLGPAGHHDDRTVAMRSAIRCPLTIDREAAERFPRACGLDADHFPSAILAAVCGRGRDEHARMLLHTVRAALHRCGIVVHRTLMTHSVTAPGHWLDLDTGHTGTTTAYIDSAATALGVMQGRVIAASRDHIQREFTTTDPAPAVDAAAQDIVALADATVIDLQEAITRNSPPTTDLAMRAALVVTAHVGWRDALLRLAAGRELVAGRLWTQIAAPHRGRARAELLTMAAFAYYCGEDTVRAGIALTHAAAAARDDDSAPPRLAVMLDTALRAGMAPSKICHLIVTEPTAPRQKPHI
- a CDS encoding DnaB-like helicase N-terminal domain-containing protein, whose protein sequence is MSSAPKLTVVEHDTAAPAHRAEATLRHWDPEAQLIGALLHLPAAKAAPILALVPDTAVWHPDHRWVYEIVRHLVDTGADPDPVVVLRTARHRPPADGGRTVTARRHHAFAVRLAELYTNTVNPAMIDQYTREVLEDTYRRAVGFHGTRMTQLAESDCSREELTDYLTTMRAELAELWRRAEAAGSRRRGARR
- the nrdH gene encoding glutaredoxin-like protein NrdH, producing the protein MQHITVYTKPGCPQCRATLRALERAGLDYETVDLSTDPHARDFVMSLGHVQAPVVLANDRHWSGFRPDHIDDLASEVA
- a CDS encoding DUF2127 domain-containing protein, encoding MDFALQACGWRGHATFAPDEPELQARLRVQTPAGEAWRCLRCETFVIGPPAAHGPAASAPHVRRGRHLRDVIIMRALAIERVVRAVIFSLLAAGVLAVRGTNGRLQTAFENELPLIRPLADQIGWNTDNSKILHRIDQAFSLSPTILAWIATGLFAYATIELIEAIGLWLITRWGEYFAVIATSVFLPLEIYELTEKVTAFRAIALIINIVAVIWLLWTKRLFGLNGGAEAYHAEHDAATLLAVEQAALA
- a CDS encoding zeta toxin family protein, with protein sequence MNRLDLVAGPNGAGKSTFVELTLAPLLKGSVFVNADEIAKVRWPDDPSAHAYEAALIAAETRAKLIELSRPFIAETVFSHPSKLELIDTAHAAGYTVVLHVLLIPEELAVARVDYRVRAGGHPVAQNKIRQRYHRLWPLVAEAITRCEQTTVYDNSAIKGPRIVAQFNQGFIVGSPDWPAWTPQPLQSRWPHS